The following coding sequences lie in one Silurus meridionalis isolate SWU-2019-XX chromosome 19, ASM1480568v1, whole genome shotgun sequence genomic window:
- the capzb gene encoding F-actin-capping protein subunit beta isoform X2, protein MNDQQLDCALDLMRRLPPQQIEKNLSDLIDLVPSLCEDLLSSVDQPLKIARDKVVGKDYLLCDYNRDGDSYRSPWSNKYEPPIDDGAMPSARLRKLEVEANNAFDQYRDLYFEGGVSSVYLWDLDHGFAGVILIKKAGDGSKKIKGCWDSIHVVEVQEKSSGRTAHYKLTSTVMLWLQTTKTGSGTMNLGGSLTRQMEKDETVSESSPHIANIGRLVEDMENKIRSTLNEIYFGKTKDIVNGLRSIESLPDNQKYRQLQRELSQVLTQRQIFIE, encoded by the exons ATG AACGACCAGCAGTTAGACTGTGCTCTGGACCTGATGAGGCGTCTCCCTCCACAGCAGATTGAGAAGAATCTTAGTGACCTCATCgatctg gtgccgAGCCTGTGTGAGGATCTGCTCTCTTCTGTGGATCAGCCTCTGAAGATCGCTCGAGACAAAGTGGTTGGGAAAGACTACCTGTTGTGTGACTACAATCGTGATGGTGACTCCTACAG ATCTCCTTGGAGTAATAAATATGAGCCCCCTATTGATGATGGTGCGATGCCCTCGGCCCGTTTGAGGAAGCTGGAGGTGGAAGCCAACAATGCGTTCGATCAGTACAGAgacct GTATTTTGAGGGCGGTGTGTCCTCCGTGTACCTGTGGGATCTGGATCACGGTTTTGCCGGAGTCATTCTCATTAAAAAAGCCGGAGACGGCTCCAAAAAAATCAAGGGCTGCTGGGACTCCATCCATgtggtggaggtgcag gagAAGTCGAGTGGACGTACTGCTCATTATAAACTCACCTCCACGGTGATGCTGTGGCTGCAGACGACCAAAACCGGTTCTGGAACCATGAACCTGGGAGGAAGCCTCACCCGACAG ATGGAGAAAGACGAGACGGTCAGCGAGTCCTCCCCACACATCGCCAACATTGGACGTCTGGTTGAG gacatgGAGAATAAGATCCGCTCCACCCTGAATGAGATCTACTTTGGCAAGACCAAGGACATCGTGAACGGCCTGAG ATCTATCGAGTCTCTCCCTGATAATCAGAAGTACAGGCAGCTGCAGCGAGAGCTCTCTCAGGTTCTCACTCAGCGTCAGATCTTCATAGAATAG
- the capzb gene encoding F-actin-capping protein subunit beta isoform X3, whose amino-acid sequence MNDQQLDCALDLMRRLPPQQIEKNLSDLIDLVPSLCEDLLSSVDQPLKIARDKVVGKDYLLCDYNRDGDSYRSPWSNKYEPPIDDGAMPSARLRKLEVEANNAFDQYRDLYFEGGVSSVYLWDLDHGFAGVILIKKAGDGSKKIKGCWDSIHVVEVQEKSSGRTAHYKLTSTVMLWLQTTKTGSGTMNLGGSLTRQMEKDETVSESSPHIANIGRLVEDMENKIRSTLNEIYFGKTKDIVNGLRYSRGVCVCVCVCVCVCVCVCVCVCVWL is encoded by the exons ATG AACGACCAGCAGTTAGACTGTGCTCTGGACCTGATGAGGCGTCTCCCTCCACAGCAGATTGAGAAGAATCTTAGTGACCTCATCgatctg gtgccgAGCCTGTGTGAGGATCTGCTCTCTTCTGTGGATCAGCCTCTGAAGATCGCTCGAGACAAAGTGGTTGGGAAAGACTACCTGTTGTGTGACTACAATCGTGATGGTGACTCCTACAG ATCTCCTTGGAGTAATAAATATGAGCCCCCTATTGATGATGGTGCGATGCCCTCGGCCCGTTTGAGGAAGCTGGAGGTGGAAGCCAACAATGCGTTCGATCAGTACAGAgacct GTATTTTGAGGGCGGTGTGTCCTCCGTGTACCTGTGGGATCTGGATCACGGTTTTGCCGGAGTCATTCTCATTAAAAAAGCCGGAGACGGCTCCAAAAAAATCAAGGGCTGCTGGGACTCCATCCATgtggtggaggtgcag gagAAGTCGAGTGGACGTACTGCTCATTATAAACTCACCTCCACGGTGATGCTGTGGCTGCAGACGACCAAAACCGGTTCTGGAACCATGAACCTGGGAGGAAGCCTCACCCGACAG ATGGAGAAAGACGAGACGGTCAGCGAGTCCTCCCCACACATCGCCAACATTGGACGTCTGGTTGAG gacatgGAGAATAAGATCCGCTCCACCCTGAATGAGATCTACTTTGGCAAGACCAAGGACATCGTGAACGGCCTGAGGTACAGcagaggcgtgtgtgtgtgtgtgt gtgtgtgtgtgtgtgtgtgtgtgtgtgtgtgtgtgtgtgtgtgtgtgtggctttaa
- the capzb gene encoding F-actin-capping protein subunit beta isoform X1: MNDQQLDCALDLMRRLPPQQIEKNLSDLIDLVPSLCEDLLSSVDQPLKIARDKVVGKDYLLCDYNRDGDSYRSPWSNKYEPPIDDGAMPSARLRKLEVEANNAFDQYRDLYFEGGVSSVYLWDLDHGFAGVILIKKAGDGSKKIKGCWDSIHVVEVQEKSSGRTAHYKLTSTVMLWLQTTKTGSGTMNLGGSLTRQMEKDETVSESSPHIANIGRLVEDMENKIRSTLNEIYFGKTKDIVNGLRSVQTLAAVRAKQEALRTDLIDALNKRKQQS, from the exons ATG AACGACCAGCAGTTAGACTGTGCTCTGGACCTGATGAGGCGTCTCCCTCCACAGCAGATTGAGAAGAATCTTAGTGACCTCATCgatctg gtgccgAGCCTGTGTGAGGATCTGCTCTCTTCTGTGGATCAGCCTCTGAAGATCGCTCGAGACAAAGTGGTTGGGAAAGACTACCTGTTGTGTGACTACAATCGTGATGGTGACTCCTACAG ATCTCCTTGGAGTAATAAATATGAGCCCCCTATTGATGATGGTGCGATGCCCTCGGCCCGTTTGAGGAAGCTGGAGGTGGAAGCCAACAATGCGTTCGATCAGTACAGAgacct GTATTTTGAGGGCGGTGTGTCCTCCGTGTACCTGTGGGATCTGGATCACGGTTTTGCCGGAGTCATTCTCATTAAAAAAGCCGGAGACGGCTCCAAAAAAATCAAGGGCTGCTGGGACTCCATCCATgtggtggaggtgcag gagAAGTCGAGTGGACGTACTGCTCATTATAAACTCACCTCCACGGTGATGCTGTGGCTGCAGACGACCAAAACCGGTTCTGGAACCATGAACCTGGGAGGAAGCCTCACCCGACAG ATGGAGAAAGACGAGACGGTCAGCGAGTCCTCCCCACACATCGCCAACATTGGACGTCTGGTTGAG gacatgGAGAATAAGATCCGCTCCACCCTGAATGAGATCTACTTTGGCAAGACCAAGGACATCGTGAACGGCCTGAG gagTGTGCAGACGCTGGCAGCGGTAAGAGCCAAGCAGGAGGCTCTGAGGACCGATCTGATCGACGCTCTCAACAAACGCAAACAGCAAAGCTAG